One window from the genome of Pararhizobium gei encodes:
- a CDS encoding cytochrome P450 codes for MDMRPEPFEPPAPVPRSLPPSRLEIIRTVLRNPLELWGEPSYTLPWIDTKFFNQRTLIINDPDFIRHVLVDNASNYEMSEVRRLILRPILRDGLLTAEGEVWKRSRKAMAPVFTPRHAKGFAKQMLAKTEDYAGRYDKAASAGAVVNIANDMTELTFEILSETLFSGQIAVETEGFAESVERLMHRMGRVDPMDLLLAPSWVPRLTRIGGARVMAEFRGVVEKTMDERRQRLQQEPETVPADFLTLLLQLEGPNGLSTDEISDNILTFIGAGHETTARALGWTLYCVANSPAVRVAMEAEIDAVVASGAEPVDWLDLMPHVRAAFEEAMRLYPPAPSINRAAIEADSWTSSSGQRVDIPKGISILIMPWTLHRHALYWDRPRAFMPERFLPENRQTLHRFQYLPFGAGPRICIGATFALQEAVIALGVLMKRFRFDMTPETKPWPVQRLTTQPRGGLPLKVSAR; via the coding sequence ATGGATATGAGACCTGAGCCTTTCGAGCCGCCGGCGCCCGTACCGCGCTCCCTGCCGCCATCGCGGCTGGAAATCATCCGGACAGTGCTGCGCAACCCCTTGGAACTCTGGGGCGAGCCCTCCTATACCTTGCCCTGGATCGATACCAAGTTTTTCAACCAGCGCACGCTGATCATCAACGATCCCGATTTCATCCGCCATGTACTCGTTGACAACGCGTCCAACTACGAGATGTCGGAGGTTCGCAGGCTCATCCTGCGGCCGATCCTGCGCGATGGATTGCTGACCGCCGAAGGCGAGGTGTGGAAGCGGTCGCGAAAGGCCATGGCCCCGGTTTTCACGCCGCGGCATGCCAAGGGCTTCGCCAAGCAAATGCTGGCAAAGACCGAAGATTATGCTGGACGCTACGACAAAGCTGCATCTGCCGGTGCCGTCGTCAATATTGCCAACGACATGACCGAACTGACCTTCGAAATCCTGTCCGAGACGCTGTTCTCGGGGCAGATTGCCGTCGAGACGGAGGGATTCGCCGAGAGTGTCGAGCGGTTGATGCATCGCATGGGACGTGTCGATCCCATGGATCTGCTTCTCGCCCCATCCTGGGTGCCGCGCCTGACGCGGATCGGTGGCGCCAGGGTCATGGCCGAATTCCGCGGCGTGGTCGAAAAGACGATGGATGAGAGGCGGCAGCGATTGCAGCAGGAGCCTGAGACCGTTCCCGCGGATTTCCTGACCCTGCTTCTCCAGCTCGAAGGCCCGAACGGACTTTCGACCGATGAGATATCCGACAACATCCTGACCTTTATCGGTGCTGGCCACGAAACGACGGCACGGGCCTTGGGCTGGACGCTCTATTGCGTTGCAAATTCTCCCGCGGTTCGCGTGGCGATGGAAGCCGAGATCGACGCGGTCGTGGCGAGCGGCGCCGAACCGGTGGACTGGCTCGATCTCATGCCCCATGTGCGCGCCGCCTTCGAGGAGGCGATGCGCCTCTATCCCCCTGCGCCATCGATCAACCGGGCGGCAATCGAGGCTGATTCCTGGACATCGTCCAGTGGGCAGCGGGTGGACATTCCCAAAGGCATTTCGATTTTGATCATGCCCTGGACGCTGCACAGGCACGCCCTCTACTGGGACAGACCCCGCGCGTTCATGCCGGAACGTTTTCTTCCCGAAAACCGCCAGACGCTACACCGTTTCCAATATCTGCCGTTCGGCGCCGGGCCGCGCATCTGCATTGGCGCGACCTTTGCACTTCAGGAAGCGGTCATCGCGCTTGGCGTGCTGATGAAACGCTTTCGCTTCGACATGACGCCGGAAACGAAGCCCTGGCCCGTGCAGCGCCTGACGACCCAGCCTAGGGGCGGGCTGCCGCTGAAGGTGTCGGCTCGCTGA